The Gracilimonas sp. genome includes a region encoding these proteins:
- a CDS encoding stage II sporulation protein M — MREVAFLRKNADKWKEFESLLKDKSQDDPDKLADLYIELSADLAYAQANYPGSKTEEYLNQLSVAVHDEIYRSKKEETNRLITFWTQELPGLFATKQKELLYSFIVFTVAIGIGVLSSMNDPSFVRYIMGDAYVNMTISNIDRGDPLAVYKEAEEMNMFFAITVNNVRVSFYAFASGLLTSLGVGMVLLNNGVMVGAFIHFFAKYGLVAEALRVIFIHGTLELSAIVIAGAAGFVVGNGFLFPGTRSRKHSFIKAGREGLKMIIGLVPVFVAAGLLESFVTRYTEMPIWLSLFIILSSLAFILWYFVYLPITLKKEQ, encoded by the coding sequence ATGAGAGAAGTTGCCTTTTTACGGAAGAATGCAGACAAATGGAAGGAGTTTGAAAGCCTGCTTAAGGATAAATCTCAGGATGACCCCGACAAACTCGCCGATCTCTATATCGAGCTCAGTGCCGACCTGGCTTATGCACAGGCAAATTACCCCGGCAGTAAAACCGAAGAATACCTGAACCAGCTTTCGGTGGCCGTACATGATGAAATCTATCGCTCCAAAAAAGAAGAGACCAACCGCCTGATTACATTTTGGACGCAGGAACTGCCCGGGCTTTTTGCGACCAAACAGAAAGAATTACTCTACAGCTTTATCGTATTTACAGTAGCTATTGGCATCGGTGTTTTATCCTCAATGAATGATCCTTCGTTCGTTCGCTACATTATGGGGGATGCCTACGTGAATATGACCATCAGCAACATTGATCGCGGAGACCCGCTGGCCGTTTATAAAGAAGCTGAAGAAATGAATATGTTTTTTGCCATCACTGTAAACAATGTCCGCGTTTCTTTTTATGCCTTTGCAAGTGGTTTACTTACCTCGCTGGGAGTTGGAATGGTGCTGCTCAATAATGGAGTGATGGTAGGCGCTTTTATCCACTTTTTTGCCAAATACGGGTTGGTGGCCGAAGCTCTTCGGGTCATTTTCATCCATGGAACTCTGGAACTTTCAGCTATTGTAATTGCAGGTGCAGCTGGTTTCGTGGTCGGCAATGGCTTTCTTTTCCCCGGTACCCGTTCCCGTAAACATTCCTTTATAAAAGCCGGACGTGAGGGGCTGAAAATGATTATTGGCCTAGTCCCTGTATTTGTGGCTGCCGGATTGCTGGAATCGTTTGTAACCCGCTACACTGAAATGCCTATCTGGTTGAGCTTATTCATAATTTTGAGTTCATTAGCATTCATTCTGTGGTACTTTGTTTATTTACCCATCACTCTAAAAAAGGAACAATGA
- a CDS encoding DUF4129 domain-containing protein produces MIRRLLFIFLFLIPAAATAQDSSTVQHFEPDSSKVYVRTVEPSTLDSLTNEDVFAYNEEAENPETLWSRIQRWFIQLLQWIFSSPWASITVRVIFFAIFGAILFALINHMLGGNLTSSFSRKKTGQSLAMNIRESELSKTNYEEMLQAALAESRYRDAVRILYLKALQQLNENELISWKPDKTNHDYLRELGSHPAGNYFNKLTTYYEYVEYGDFNIEQAGYETVESVYQQFKNQAHA; encoded by the coding sequence TTGATCCGAAGACTGCTGTTTATATTTCTGTTCCTGATTCCGGCTGCAGCAACAGCTCAGGATTCTTCTACGGTTCAACACTTCGAACCGGACAGCAGCAAAGTGTATGTGCGAACCGTTGAACCGTCAACCTTAGACAGTTTAACAAACGAAGACGTCTTTGCTTATAACGAAGAGGCTGAAAATCCTGAGACGTTATGGAGCCGGATACAACGGTGGTTTATTCAATTACTTCAATGGATTTTCAGCAGCCCTTGGGCGTCTATCACCGTTCGGGTTATCTTTTTCGCCATCTTCGGAGCCATCCTTTTTGCCCTGATAAACCATATGCTGGGTGGGAATCTTACTTCCTCCTTCTCCAGAAAAAAAACGGGGCAATCTCTGGCAATGAACATTCGCGAGTCAGAGCTCTCCAAAACAAATTATGAGGAAATGCTACAGGCTGCTCTCGCAGAAAGCCGTTACCGCGATGCCGTTCGGATTTTATACCTGAAAGCACTTCAGCAGCTGAATGAAAATGAATTGATCAGCTGGAAACCGGATAAAACCAACCACGATTACCTGCGGGAATTAGGTAGTCACCCCGCCGGCAACTACTTCAATAAACTTACCACCTATTACGAATATGTGGAATACGGCGATTTCAATATTGAACAAGCCGGATATGAAACGGTAGAGAGCGTTTACCAACAATTTAAAAATCAGGCTCACGCATAG
- a CDS encoding RDD family protein, with protein MVGIETSQHVKLSYEPAGVGERILAFFLDAFFIGIYYLVVIWIWGYVNDIGPSSTGSFEDSVWVLYIVLVLPLMLYHLVSEVVSNGYSLGKKIVGIRVVKIDGTRANLGGYLVRWMFRLVEISMTSGVLAFVAILLNGKGQRIGDILGKTCVIKERKKVNLDNTLYSKVADAYEPRFKQVAELTDNDIRIIREVLDSRSHYDYDNWFLMLQKTRKKIEDRLGIEDHGLSGDEFLQTVIKDYNAIHGKG; from the coding sequence ATGGTAGGTATTGAAACCTCGCAACACGTTAAACTCAGTTATGAGCCGGCCGGAGTGGGAGAGCGCATCCTGGCCTTTTTCCTGGACGCCTTTTTTATCGGGATCTACTACCTGGTGGTAATTTGGATCTGGGGGTATGTGAATGATATCGGTCCCTCCTCAACCGGAAGCTTTGAGGATTCCGTTTGGGTGCTTTACATCGTACTCGTTCTTCCGCTGATGCTCTATCACCTGGTATCAGAAGTGGTTTCCAATGGCTACAGTCTGGGAAAAAAGATTGTGGGAATCCGGGTGGTTAAAATTGACGGTACGCGTGCCAATCTTGGGGGGTATCTGGTTCGTTGGATGTTCAGGCTTGTGGAAATCTCAATGACAAGTGGCGTTCTGGCTTTTGTGGCTATTTTGCTGAATGGGAAGGGGCAACGCATCGGGGATATCTTAGGTAAGACCTGTGTGATCAAAGAACGAAAAAAAGTGAATCTCGATAACACGCTGTATTCTAAAGTGGCGGATGCTTATGAGCCCCGGTTTAAACAGGTTGCCGAACTCACCGATAACGATATTCGCATCATCCGGGAAGTGCTCGACTCCCGTTCTCATTACGACTATGACAACTGGTTCCTTATGCTCCAAAAAACCCGCAAGAAAATTGAAGACCGTTTAGGGATAGAAGATCATGGACTGAGCGGGGATGAATTTCTGCAGACTGTGATTAAAGATTACAACGCTATTCACGGAAAGGGGTGA
- a CDS encoding DUF4350 domain-containing protein — protein sequence MFKKERTYYFILGGLIFIYVLAQILQPKPLNWTESYSSEDKIPYGGYLMHALLPAAFPDDEISLNQSPIFEYADTTNPQKNWIFINKSFGIDRWETDILLSQVEQGASVFIAARTFEQAFKDSLGIGTYLNNPLLTGGSILDEDTARVNFTNPRLKEESGFPYYRSTTETYFFKVDSTLKVSSLGVNDEGNPNFIRIQFGEGELFLHSNPTLFTNYFVRDESGADYALKALSYLPERETIWDEYYKDVRLAGGSVVRYVVSEEHLSWAWFISLSGVLLFMVFRAKRKQRIIPTIEPPKNSSIEFARTIGSLYLEKGDHKLIADKKIRFFFDYIRSNLGLDTSEIDDELKRDIALRSGIEEIVIQGLFDLIDKISGQDDLTQKELKLLTERIDQFYNQSQR from the coding sequence GTGTTTAAGAAAGAGCGCACATATTACTTCATCTTGGGCGGCCTGATATTTATCTACGTCCTGGCCCAGATTCTTCAACCAAAACCCCTGAACTGGACCGAAAGCTATTCCTCGGAAGACAAAATTCCCTATGGCGGTTACCTGATGCATGCCTTACTTCCGGCTGCTTTTCCGGATGATGAAATCAGCCTGAATCAATCACCCATTTTTGAATACGCCGACACCACAAACCCCCAAAAGAACTGGATCTTCATCAATAAGAGCTTTGGTATCGACCGGTGGGAAACAGACATATTGTTATCACAGGTTGAACAGGGAGCCAGCGTATTTATTGCTGCACGCACTTTCGAACAGGCTTTTAAAGACAGCCTCGGTATTGGCACGTACCTGAATAACCCGTTATTGACGGGTGGTTCTATTTTGGATGAAGATACCGCCCGCGTCAATTTCACCAATCCCCGGCTCAAAGAGGAATCCGGTTTCCCCTACTACCGAAGCACCACAGAAACCTATTTCTTTAAGGTAGATTCCACGCTGAAAGTTTCTTCACTGGGAGTTAATGACGAAGGAAATCCAAATTTCATACGTATCCAGTTTGGAGAAGGAGAGCTGTTTCTTCATTCCAACCCTACCTTGTTCACCAATTATTTTGTGCGGGATGAATCCGGAGCCGATTATGCCTTAAAGGCCCTTTCCTACCTTCCGGAACGGGAAACCATTTGGGATGAGTATTATAAGGATGTCCGCCTTGCCGGCGGAAGCGTGGTACGCTACGTTGTTTCAGAAGAACATCTAAGCTGGGCATGGTTTATTAGTTTGAGCGGCGTATTGCTGTTTATGGTGTTCAGGGCTAAGCGGAAGCAACGAATTATACCGACGATCGAACCACCAAAAAATTCCAGTATCGAATTTGCCCGAACAATCGGAAGTCTTTATCTCGAAAAAGGAGATCACAAGCTGATTGCTGATAAGAAAATCCGGTTTTTCTTTGATTATATTCGATCCAACCTCGGGCTGGATACTTCCGAAATTGATGATGAACTAAAGCGTGACATCGCCCTTCGATCCGGCATTGAAGAGATCGTAATACAAGGCCTTTTTGATCTGATTGACAAGATCTCCGGTCAGGATGACCTCACCCAAAAAGAATTAAAACTGTTAACCGAACGAATTGACCAATTCTATAACCAGAGTCAACGATGA